Below is a window of Granulicella pectinivorans DNA.
GCAGATCGTCCTCCGCAGCGAACGTCCGCCCCAGAACTGGCGTCACCCCCAGCGTAGGAAAAAACCCCGCCGAGACCTTTGCCGACTCCAGCCGCATCGGCTTCGCGCCGCCCGGTGCCGACAGATTCATCCCATAGCTCGAGTCATCCGCTATCCCCACCGCTTCAAAGCTCTTGGCATGCGCCTTGATAAAGTCCGCGGTCCCACCCGTCTGTTCAGCCGCCGGCTTCTCCGTCGGAAACCGAAACCCGATCCCCACCAGCCGTTCCGCCTCCGGATACGGCAGCGGGGCCAGCAGTACATCATGCACCACCGAGTACATCGTGGCTGTAGCCCCGATCCCCAGCCCCAGCGTCAACACCGCCGTAGCAAGGAACCCAGGCGACCGCCGCAACCCCCGCGCCGCATACCGAACATCCCGCAAAACCGTATCCAGAACCATCGTGTCTCCTCAGCCCTGGGCCCTAAGCCCTAAGCCCTAAGCCCTAAGCCTGCTTTACTCTGTTCGCAACGCTTCCGTAGGCTCAACCGTAGCTGCCCGCCGCGCCGGAATCGCCGCAGCCACCAGCACCATCACGCCCGTCACAACCACGCATCCCGCCATCGTGATCGGATCGAACGCCGACACCTCGAACATCTGGCTCTTCAACTGCCGTGCCACGGCCACAGAAACCGGCAAGGCAACCACAATCCCCACGCCCGCTACCTTCGCCATATCGCCCAGCACCATCCGCACCACACCCCAGCGCTGCGCGCCCAGGGCCATCCGTATCCCGATCTCCCGCGTCCTCTGCGCCGTCGCGAACGCCAGCACACCATACAAACCGACCGCCGTCGTCAGCAGCGCGACCATCGCAAAGCACGCCGCCAGCAGCGCGATCATCCGCTCATTCGAGATGTTCGAATCAATCTGCTCATCCATCGTCTTCATCGAGTCCGCGATCAGCTTCGGATCCACCCCATGCACCGCGCCGCGGATCATGTTCTCCGCAGCCTCCGGAGCCTGCGTCGTCTTCACGTAATACTCCATCCCCTCCATCCCATGGCTCACCTGGTCGAACGGCTGCATCAGAAACGGCACCGTTCCCGCCCGCACGCCGCGCATCTTCGTATCCGCCACCACGCCCACAATCTGCGTGTCCAGCTTCACCTTGTCGCCGCCGCCCTGCGTAATCATGTGGCCCAGCGCCTTCTCCACCGACCCGAAGTACTTCACCGCCAGCGACCTGTTGATCATCGCCACCTTCGGCGCACCCTTCGCATCGGCCTCCGTAAAATCACGCCCCGCCAGCAGGCTGATCCCAAGCGCCTCGCGGTACCCCGGCGTCACACCCGCCACCTCCGTATCCATGTTCTCGTCCGGAGCCGGTTGATATCCCTCCACCGTAATATTCCCCTGCGAAGAGTTCCCCGCCAGGATCTGGTCCGTCGTCCCACCCACCGCCTTCACGCCCGGCAAAGCCTGCAACGCAGCCCTCACCCTGCTCTGGTAAGCAACCGTATCCGTCGTCGGAATTCCCGACAGTGTCGTGTCCACCGAGAACTCCACCAGGTGATCCGTGGACAGCCCCATATCCTGCCCCTTCAACTGGTGCAGAGTCCTCACAAACAACCCCGCACCGCTCAGCAGCAGCACGCTCAGACCAATCTGCAACGCAATCGCCGCCGTCCGGAACCGCTGCGCTCCACCCAGCATGCCGCCGGCCTTCGTCTTCAGCGACTCCACCATATCCGGCTTCATCATCTGCCACGCCGGAGCCAGGCTGAACAGCACGCTGATCCCCAACGACAAAACCAGCGTGAAACCCAGCACCCACGCATCCGGCATCGTCTTGAACGCCGTCTCGCCCGTCGAGTCCGTGATCTTCCTCACCAGGAAGGTAGCCGCCGTAGGCGCAAGCGCCAGCCCGATCGCGCCGCCCAGCCCGCCCAGCACTACGCCCTCCACCAGCATCTGCTGCACAATCCGGCCACGCGCCGCGCCCAGCGCAAACCGCACCGCGAACTCCCGCGTACGCCCGGCACCACGCACCATCAGCAGATTCGCAAGGTTCATGCAGGTCATCGCTGCCAGCAAAAGCACCATGCCCATCAAAATCTTCAACGGCGTCTGCAACTGGTCGCGCAGCGGCGAGAAGCCCTTCGCATCCGGCACCAGCTTGATCTCGGACTTCGCCACAAAACGATCCGCGAACTTCGCCGAGTGCATATGCATCCGCGCCAGCTCTTCCGCGCGCAGTTGCTTCCACAGCACCGTCAGTCCCGCCGTAGCCGCCGCAGCCGATACCCCAGGCTTCAACCGTCCAACCACGTTCAGGTACATCGACCTCTCGTCATCCAAATCGTCCAACCCAGGGTTCACCTCCGCCCGCATCGTGATCGGCACAAACAGCTTCGGCCTGAACCCATTGATCGCACTCGAAAAACCCGCCGGAGCCACGCCCACCACCGTGAACGGCTGCCCGTTCACCAGCAGCGTCGAGCCCACCACACCCTTGTCACCCGCAAACTTCGCCTTCCAGAACGCATCGCTCAGCACCACCACCGGACTGCCGTTCTTCACCACATCATCGGACGGCAACAGCGTCCGCCCCGCAGCCGCCGGAACACCCAGCACCTGGAAGTAGTTGCCGCTCACCATCTCCGTGTCCACCGACTCCGACTCGTTCTTCACCAGCACGCCAACCGACGTCTCCACGTTGGCAAACAAGCCGCGGAACGCCTCGTTCTTGTCCCGCAGCTTCTTATACATCGGGTACGAGAAGTACATGGAGCTGTCGCCGCCAAACACACTCATCCGGCCCATGTTCGTGCCCGTATACGTCACCTGCTGCAACTCTTCCGGCTTCTCTACCGGCAGCATGCGAAGCAGCACCTGGTTGAACACGGTAAAGATCGCCGTATTCGCACCGATCCCAAGCGCCAGCGTAAGAATCGCCGTCACCGTAAACCCCGGCGACCGCATCATCTGCCTCACCCCATACTTCACATCCTGCCAAAGTCCGCTCATCATTTCCTCACAGCCCATCAAAGGTAGTTGCCATTGTCGTTGCCTTCTGGGCCCTGGGCCCTAAGCCCTGAACCCTGCTTTACTCGCTCCGCAAAGCCTTCACCGGATCCGTACTCGCCGCACGTCTCGCCGGAATCAACCCGGCCACCAGCGCCGCAACCGCCAGAGCACCGGCCGCCGCCGCCAGCGT
It encodes the following:
- a CDS encoding ABC transporter permease; translation: MGCEEMMSGLWQDVKYGVRQMMRSPGFTVTAILTLALGIGANTAIFTVFNQVLLRMLPVEKPEELQQVTYTGTNMGRMSVFGGDSSMYFSYPMYKKLRDKNEAFRGLFANVETSVGVLVKNESESVDTEMVSGNYFQVLGVPAAAGRTLLPSDDVVKNGSPVVVLSDAFWKAKFAGDKGVVGSTLLVNGQPFTVVGVAPAGFSSAINGFRPKLFVPITMRAEVNPGLDDLDDERSMYLNVVGRLKPGVSAAAATAGLTVLWKQLRAEELARMHMHSAKFADRFVAKSEIKLVPDAKGFSPLRDQLQTPLKILMGMVLLLAAMTCMNLANLLMVRGAGRTREFAVRFALGAARGRIVQQMLVEGVVLGGLGGAIGLALAPTAATFLVRKITDSTGETAFKTMPDAWVLGFTLVLSLGISVLFSLAPAWQMMKPDMVESLKTKAGGMLGGAQRFRTAAIALQIGLSVLLLSGAGLFVRTLHQLKGQDMGLSTDHLVEFSVDTTLSGIPTTDTVAYQSRVRAALQALPGVKAVGGTTDQILAGNSSQGNITVEGYQPAPDENMDTEVAGVTPGYREALGISLLAGRDFTEADAKGAPKVAMINRSLAVKYFGSVEKALGHMITQGGGDKVKLDTQIVGVVADTKMRGVRAGTVPFLMQPFDQVSHGMEGMEYYVKTTQAPEAAENMIRGAVHGVDPKLIADSMKTMDEQIDSNISNERMIALLAACFAMVALLTTAVGLYGVLAFATAQRTREIGIRMALGAQRWGVVRMVLGDMAKVAGVGIVVALPVSVAVARQLKSQMFEVSAFDPITMAGCVVVTGVMVLVAAAIPARRAATVEPTEALRTE